Sequence from the Candidatus Accumulibacter similis genome:
CACGCGCAACGGCTTCGATCTGCCGCTGACGCGCGCGGTCGCTGACGCCGTCGACATTCCCGTGATCGCCAGCGGCGGTGTCGGCAGTCTCGAGCATCTGGCCGCGGGGGTCTCGCAAGGGCACGCCGACGCCGTGCTGGCCGCGAGCATTTTCCACTTCGGCGAGTACACGGTGCGGCAAGCAAAGGACTACCTGCGCGCGCACGGCATCGAGGTGCGGCTGTGAGCGACCTGAACCCGGACGACCAGTGGCTCGACGCACTGAAATGGGATGCGCAGGGGATGATTCCGGCGATCGCGCAGGATGCCGTCAGTGGCCGTGTGCTGATGTTCGCCTTCATGAACCGGGAGTCGCTGCAGGCAACGGTTGACAGCGGGAGCGCGGTATACTGGTCGCGTTCGCGTCAGCGCCTGTGGCGCAAGGGCGAAGAGTCCGGCCACGTGCAGCGGGTGCGAGCGATTCGCGCTGACTGTGATGGTGACGTCCTGCTTCTGTCGATCGAGCAGCGGGGTGGCATTGCCTGCCATACCGGCCGCGAGAGCTGCTTTTTCCATCAACTTCAGGGGAATGCCTGGGTCGCGGTCGACCCCGTGCTCAAGGCCCCCGGGGACATATACGGCAAATGAACATGGATATGCTGCACCGGATCTCGGAAACGCTGCTCGAACGTCGCCGGGCAGACCC
This genomic interval carries:
- the hisI gene encoding phosphoribosyl-AMP cyclohydrolase, yielding MSDLNPDDQWLDALKWDAQGMIPAIAQDAVSGRVLMFAFMNRESLQATVDSGSAVYWSRSRQRLWRKGEESGHVQRVRAIRADCDGDVLLLSIEQRGGIACHTGRESCFFHQLQGNAWVAVDPVLKAPGDIYGK